One stretch of Bradyrhizobium canariense DNA includes these proteins:
- a CDS encoding methyl-accepting chemotaxis protein, with product MKIGTLLTVSVISLAAVGGAVSAYVAVSKYGTMDSIAVAQRRLEVVRAVGDIPRYLNPERGFATNILFGPPVVDAKERTALDTYRKSTDAAVTVMDNVRNGSIAGLDDQTAIAATIDDVKRQLATLRQDADRAIDGPVEARRDAAKKLVSENSALNGLVTALLEEQVRRMAPSHGGAYRQATYANIAWLLRDMGGLNASLHKNLVGAKRVATDAERMELSRSQGKTDQILVSLQALRGNPATPANVATALNQMQEAYAERFGEELKLAKAGAASGQYAHDVDTYYAESQRGLGSIIAVRDAFYDNAETQLVSSYGDARFSFLAALAGLVAVSAAGIGLVIMVRRRICRPIVEITASMTRLAGGDVAGEIPASGRDDEIGAMAAAVRVFKDNMIRADRLSAEQAVESDTKLRRGQLLADLTHSFEAKVSELVNGLSSASVMLEEAARSMSSTAADTNRQANVVAGASEQTSANVQTVASATEELTSSIAEIGRQVAQSAQISARAVENVRRTGDTAQSLAAGAQKIGDVVTLIQSIAAQTNLLALNATIEAARAGEAGKGFAVVASEVKSLAGQTAKATTEISEQVAAIQAASDETVSAIRNVVEVIAEIDQIGIAIASAIREQGSATSEIARNVQQAANGTQQVTSNIVTVQQAANDTGAASGQVLSAAEQLSQQSKDLTNEVNRFLSDVRAA from the coding sequence ATGAAAATTGGCACCTTGTTGACGGTCTCCGTCATTTCGCTCGCGGCTGTGGGCGGAGCTGTCTCCGCCTATGTGGCTGTGTCCAAATACGGGACGATGGATAGTATTGCGGTCGCGCAGCGACGTTTGGAAGTCGTGCGGGCCGTGGGAGACATTCCACGATATCTCAACCCCGAGCGGGGTTTTGCTACGAATATCCTGTTCGGGCCACCCGTTGTCGACGCGAAAGAGAGAACCGCGCTCGACACTTACCGCAAGTCCACCGACGCAGCCGTGACCGTAATGGACAACGTGCGAAATGGCTCGATAGCCGGATTGGATGACCAAACGGCCATCGCCGCAACGATCGACGATGTCAAAAGGCAGCTCGCCACGTTGCGCCAAGATGCCGACCGGGCAATCGATGGGCCAGTCGAGGCTCGCCGAGACGCAGCAAAGAAATTGGTATCCGAAAATTCGGCCTTGAACGGCCTCGTCACCGCATTGCTGGAAGAGCAAGTGCGCCGTATGGCTCCGTCGCATGGCGGTGCGTACCGCCAGGCAACTTACGCAAATATCGCCTGGTTGTTGCGCGACATGGGCGGTCTTAACGCAAGCCTCCACAAGAATCTGGTCGGCGCAAAACGCGTCGCGACCGATGCCGAGCGAATGGAACTCAGCCGATCACAAGGCAAGACCGACCAGATCCTGGTTTCGCTGCAGGCATTGCGAGGTAATCCAGCCACTCCCGCCAATGTCGCGACTGCCCTCAATCAGATGCAGGAAGCTTATGCCGAGCGCTTTGGCGAGGAGTTGAAGTTGGCCAAGGCGGGTGCAGCCAGCGGGCAATATGCGCATGACGTCGATACGTATTATGCGGAATCGCAGCGCGGGCTCGGATCGATTATCGCCGTGAGGGACGCCTTTTACGATAATGCGGAGACGCAGCTGGTGTCCTCTTACGGGGACGCAAGGTTCAGCTTTCTTGCCGCGCTCGCAGGTCTCGTCGCAGTTTCCGCTGCGGGTATCGGCCTGGTCATTATGGTTCGTCGCCGGATTTGCCGGCCGATCGTCGAGATAACGGCCTCGATGACTCGTCTCGCTGGCGGCGACGTTGCTGGCGAAATACCCGCGAGCGGTCGCGATGACGAGATAGGCGCGATGGCGGCTGCCGTCCGTGTATTCAAGGATAATATGATCCGCGCGGATCGCCTGTCGGCCGAACAAGCCGTCGAGAGCGACACCAAATTGCGCCGCGGGCAGCTCCTTGCCGATCTCACCCATTCATTCGAGGCCAAGGTCAGTGAATTGGTCAATGGTCTATCATCCGCATCGGTGATGCTCGAAGAGGCCGCCCGATCGATGTCATCGACAGCCGCGGACACCAACCGGCAGGCCAACGTCGTGGCGGGAGCATCCGAGCAGACGTCAGCGAATGTGCAGACCGTTGCCAGCGCCACTGAGGAATTAACCTCCTCGATCGCCGAGATCGGCCGGCAAGTCGCGCAATCCGCCCAAATATCGGCGCGCGCCGTAGAAAACGTGCGCCGGACCGGCGACACCGCGCAGTCGCTTGCCGCAGGCGCCCAGAAGATCGGCGACGTCGTGACTTTGATACAGAGTATTGCCGCGCAGACGAATCTGCTGGCGCTCAACGCGACGATCGAGGCGGCTCGAGCTGGCGAAGCCGGTAAGGGTTTCGCTGTGGTTGCATCTGAGGTGAAGTCGCTGGCTGGTCAGACGGCCAAGGCAACTACCGAGATCTCCGAGCAAGTCGCCGCCATCCAGGCCGCGAGCGATGAGACGGTCAGCGCCATCCGGAACGTCGTCGAGGTTATCGCAGAGATCGATCAGATCGGTATTGCGATCGCCAGCGCCATCAGGGAACAGGGGTCGGCGACGTCGGAGATTGCCCGAAACGTCCAGCAGGCGGCGAATGGCACCCAGCAGGTGACCTCGAATATCGTCACCGTCCAGCAAGCCGCCAACGACACCGGGGCCGCTTCAGGCCAGGTGCTGAGCGCGGCCGAGCAACTTTCGCAGCAGTCGAAAGACCTCACCAACGAGGTCAATCGCTTCCTTTCGGACGTCAGGGCCGCCTAA
- a CDS encoding MarR family winged helix-turn-helix transcriptional regulator, whose translation MIAPILKELDTMPPRRTTLPTRSRIPNETDPPAAAGRRPRDRELVRTLVWNILSINSHMEDIRYFWAGVMRISGPQWLIVMAVHDLDRGNGVSVREVSAKLHVDPSFVTTQTKQLEKDGFMRRKPSSEDARVVLLSLSDKTYKGLANLSTQQEGVEDFVFSDLSEPELVRFTETLTMLRLRLEKASLRLAAEV comes from the coding sequence ATGATCGCGCCGATTCTCAAGGAGCTCGACACGATGCCTCCACGGCGTACTACCCTTCCCACCAGATCGAGGATTCCAAATGAGACGGACCCGCCGGCGGCGGCCGGCCGTCGACCGCGGGATCGTGAGCTGGTTCGGACCCTGGTATGGAATATTTTATCGATCAACAGCCACATGGAGGATATTCGCTACTTCTGGGCTGGCGTGATGCGGATCAGTGGTCCGCAATGGCTCATTGTGATGGCCGTCCACGATCTTGATCGCGGCAATGGTGTTTCGGTCAGAGAAGTGTCGGCCAAACTCCATGTCGACCCATCGTTTGTAACGACGCAGACCAAGCAGCTTGAAAAGGATGGCTTCATGCGACGAAAGCCATCGTCTGAAGATGCTCGTGTGGTTTTGCTGTCGCTTTCCGACAAGACCTACAAAGGACTCGCGAACCTGTCGACACAGCAGGAGGGCGTTGAAGATTTCGTATTTAGTGATTTGAGTGAACCGGAGCTGGTCAGATTTACTGAAACGCTCACGATGCTCCGACTTCGATTGGAAAAGGCCTCCCTTAGACTGGCGGCGGAAGTTTAA
- a CDS encoding sterol desaturase family protein has protein sequence MELASTPMSDRQRRYRDTYRERVAGWYNGWLHVFIIYTIGFTALYIYLSNLHDVRAWELVIIPVTFLGANFFEWWIHRFVMHRPSQIKAFRAIYNRHTLMHHQFFTEKEMRFADHHDWRVTFFPPYALATFTLMSIPLAIIAAYVASPNVGWLLISTTTSMYLIYEFMHFCCHVDENWFVRNAPFVNTIRRHHTAHHDQSIMMERNMNLTFPVMDWLFGTSDLDRGLLGHLFNGYETRFIKRNMRKTARTPRLDSLTSGVPAE, from the coding sequence ATGGAACTAGCTTCAACACCGATGTCGGACCGCCAGCGCCGTTACCGCGACACCTATCGGGAGCGTGTCGCCGGCTGGTACAACGGATGGCTCCACGTATTCATCATCTATACGATCGGCTTCACCGCCCTCTACATTTATCTCTCCAACCTGCACGATGTCAGGGCATGGGAGCTTGTCATCATTCCCGTGACCTTCCTTGGCGCCAATTTCTTCGAGTGGTGGATCCATCGGTTCGTGATGCATCGCCCTTCGCAAATCAAGGCGTTTCGTGCGATCTACAATCGTCACACCTTGATGCATCATCAATTCTTCACCGAAAAGGAGATGCGGTTCGCCGACCACCATGATTGGCGCGTGACGTTCTTTCCGCCCTACGCTCTTGCAACGTTTACGTTGATGTCGATTCCGCTGGCGATCATTGCAGCCTATGTCGCTTCTCCGAACGTCGGCTGGCTCCTGATCTCGACGACGACGTCGATGTATCTGATCTACGAATTCATGCATTTTTGCTGCCATGTGGACGAAAACTGGTTCGTTCGGAATGCACCATTCGTGAACACCATTCGTCGCCACCACACGGCGCATCATGACCAGTCAATCATGATGGAGCGGAATATGAACCTGACCTTTCCGGTCATGGACTGGCTGTTCGGTACTTCCGATCTGGATCGTGGTTTGCTTGGTCATTTGTTCAACGGCTATGAGACGCGCTTCATCAAGCGCAACATGCGCAAGACAGCACGGACACCACGGCTGGATTCCTTGACCAGCGGCGTTCCCGCGGAGTAA
- a CDS encoding Zn-ribbon domain-containing OB-fold protein, protein MVRRIALRDDLFVEGPPPRLVCGKCFETGEISYPLRADARDRVEVDGAGTLLNFTRVLRGIPGLNTSFAIGLIKLDAGPVLTAPLVDWENADLRSGARVSMVIGEIKRDASGNVFVGPKFRPAESVGT, encoded by the coding sequence ATGGTCCGACGTATTGCTCTACGTGACGACCTTTTCGTTGAAGGGCCGCCGCCGCGCCTCGTCTGCGGCAAATGCTTTGAAACGGGTGAGATTTCTTATCCGCTGCGAGCGGATGCAAGAGATCGGGTCGAGGTCGATGGCGCCGGTACGCTTCTTAATTTCACCCGCGTGCTGCGTGGCATTCCCGGCTTGAATACGTCGTTCGCGATCGGATTGATCAAGCTTGACGCTGGTCCCGTGCTGACGGCCCCGCTTGTCGACTGGGAAAATGCCGATCTTCGCAGTGGCGCGCGCGTCTCGATGGTCATCGGCGAGATCAAGCGCGATGCAAGCGGAAACGTGTTTGTCGGTCCGAAATTCCGTCCTGCCGAGTCAGTCGGGACATAG
- a CDS encoding Zn-dependent alcohol dehydrogenase: MALSYKAAVLHAPKSPLVIETIEAGELGAGDALVRIKAVGLCHTDLEVIEGALRNPMPIILGHEASGVVEKVGTDVRGVAAGDHVVLSWNPHCGHCFYCDRDLPILCDDYLRQAPLALQFDGRSRAKLVDGRELKHLMYLGALAEYCIVPAQQAIVVQKEIPFDHACLIGCGVMTGVGAALNVASIHYGDHVMVVGCGAVGLSAVQGARMAGAGAIIAVDLEDSKLELARRLGATHAINVGKSDAVDLARKMTGGRGVDVILESAGSPRGFRMSMEAVRPGGQVIWLGKVDVENDVSFRWGSLMQEKRIRRSSYGGARPLRDFPMLAQAAVDGRLQLEELITARISLDQVNEGFEALRRGTAIRSVVVF, encoded by the coding sequence GTGGCGCTCAGCTACAAGGCGGCGGTTCTTCACGCGCCGAAATCTCCGCTCGTAATCGAGACGATCGAAGCGGGAGAGTTGGGGGCGGGTGACGCCCTGGTCCGCATCAAGGCGGTAGGGCTTTGCCATACCGACCTTGAAGTGATCGAAGGTGCCTTGCGCAATCCGATGCCGATTATTCTGGGACATGAGGCCTCGGGTGTCGTCGAGAAGGTCGGGACGGATGTGCGCGGTGTCGCGGCTGGCGACCACGTCGTTCTCTCCTGGAATCCCCATTGTGGGCACTGTTTCTATTGTGACCGCGATCTTCCGATTCTTTGCGATGACTACCTGCGGCAAGCGCCGCTCGCGCTACAGTTTGACGGCCGCAGCCGCGCGAAGCTGGTCGACGGCCGCGAACTCAAGCATTTGATGTATCTTGGTGCACTTGCGGAATATTGCATTGTGCCGGCGCAGCAGGCGATCGTTGTTCAAAAAGAGATTCCCTTCGACCATGCCTGCCTGATCGGCTGCGGAGTCATGACCGGCGTTGGCGCGGCACTCAACGTGGCCTCGATCCACTATGGCGATCACGTGATGGTGGTTGGATGTGGCGCTGTCGGTCTGTCGGCCGTGCAGGGAGCACGGATGGCGGGCGCCGGTGCGATCATCGCTGTCGATCTCGAGGACAGCAAGCTGGAGCTGGCACGGCGTCTGGGCGCCACGCACGCCATCAACGTCGGCAAAAGCGACGCGGTCGATCTGGCGCGCAAGATGACCGGCGGCCGGGGCGTCGATGTCATCCTGGAATCGGCGGGCAGCCCGCGCGGTTTTCGGATGAGCATGGAGGCGGTGCGTCCGGGCGGGCAGGTGATCTGGCTCGGCAAAGTCGATGTCGAAAACGATGTCTCGTTCCGGTGGGGTTCGCTGATGCAGGAAAAACGTATCAGGCGCTCAAGTTACGGCGGCGCTCGTCCGCTCCGCGATTTTCCGATGCTGGCGCAGGCCGCGGTGGACGGCCGTCTGCAGCTTGAGGAATTGATAACAGCGCGAATCTCGCTGGATCAGGTCAACGAAGGCTTCGAGGCGCTCAGGCGCGGCACGGCGATCCGCAGTGTTGTGGTTTTCTGA
- a CDS encoding DUF6166 domain-containing protein, whose amino-acid sequence MKTFCGDRTIDGVKVTVDGQPLDQRLDIHRYTANGFEWSYEGPEPRQLALAILAAHLSDSAEAKALVEPFMKAVVANFGNEWEMTTADIDAVLTQLGKSPSALSGGR is encoded by the coding sequence ATGAAGACGTTTTGCGGGGACCGTACCATTGACGGCGTCAAAGTGACGGTCGACGGACAACCTCTCGATCAAAGATTGGATATTCATCGCTACACAGCGAACGGTTTTGAATGGAGCTACGAAGGCCCCGAACCCCGGCAGCTCGCGTTGGCGATCCTTGCCGCTCATCTAAGCGATAGCGCTGAGGCCAAAGCCCTTGTCGAACCCTTTATGAAAGCCGTCGTTGCCAATTTCGGCAATGAATGGGAGATGACCACTGCCGACATCGACGCTGTGTTGACGCAGCTCGGGAAAAGCCCTAGCGCACTGAGCGGCGGCAGGTAA
- a CDS encoding MFS transporter, translating into MTSYQRGIFAIIATAWFFDSMDLGALTFVLGPIRQSFGLSTSQTGLLSSMSFLGMFIGAASAGVLADRFGRTRIFQVSMIFWGLGSILCGFASSVETLAAARVLLGFGMGMEFPVAQSMVSEIIPANQRGRYIALLEGFWPIGFIASGILSFAVLSFADWRWVFILQGIPAIFVLIVRRYVPESPRWLASHGEAARADAVMSEIEAKVSQRLNGAPLPAPVPQSIDQQQSHGLSTLFAPGYARRTVMLWCLWFFALLGFYGLTTWLGALLQAKGFAITKSVFYTILISLAGVPGFLTAAWSIEALGRKITLIGALLGAAIACYFYGAAADQTQLIVAGLCMQFCAFGMWSALYAYTPELYPTQIRATGTGFASAIGRVGSLIGPSLIGFILPTAGQSGVFALGAGAFVTAALVVLVLGEETKGRTLESISQ; encoded by the coding sequence ATGACCTCCTACCAGCGAGGCATTTTCGCAATCATCGCAACCGCCTGGTTCTTCGACAGCATGGATCTCGGCGCCCTCACCTTCGTGCTGGGACCGATACGCCAGAGCTTCGGTCTGTCGACATCGCAGACGGGCCTGCTTTCGAGCATGAGTTTCCTCGGCATGTTCATCGGCGCGGCGTCCGCCGGTGTCCTTGCCGACCGATTCGGACGCACGCGCATCTTCCAGGTCAGCATGATCTTTTGGGGATTGGGCAGCATCCTTTGCGGCTTTGCATCATCGGTCGAAACGCTTGCCGCCGCCCGCGTCCTGCTCGGCTTCGGGATGGGAATGGAATTTCCGGTTGCGCAGTCGATGGTCTCCGAGATCATTCCGGCCAACCAGCGCGGACGCTACATCGCGCTCCTTGAGGGCTTTTGGCCGATCGGCTTCATCGCGTCCGGCATCCTGAGCTTCGCGGTCTTGTCCTTTGCCGACTGGCGATGGGTGTTCATCCTCCAGGGAATTCCGGCCATCTTCGTCTTGATCGTGCGCCGCTACGTGCCGGAGTCGCCGCGCTGGCTTGCAAGCCATGGCGAGGCTGCGCGCGCGGACGCGGTGATGTCGGAAATCGAGGCGAAGGTTTCACAGCGCCTCAACGGAGCTCCGTTGCCGGCTCCCGTGCCGCAGTCGATCGACCAACAGCAGTCGCACGGCCTTTCCACCCTGTTCGCGCCCGGATATGCGCGCCGCACCGTCATGCTGTGGTGCCTGTGGTTCTTTGCGCTCCTGGGCTTCTATGGCTTGACGACCTGGCTCGGCGCGCTGCTGCAAGCCAAAGGCTTCGCGATCACCAAATCCGTCTTCTATACAATACTGATCTCGCTGGCAGGCGTCCCGGGCTTCCTGACCGCTGCCTGGTCGATCGAGGCGCTGGGACGCAAGATCACGCTGATTGGAGCGCTGCTCGGGGCGGCTATCGCCTGTTACTTCTACGGCGCCGCAGCCGACCAGACGCAATTGATCGTCGCGGGACTATGCATGCAGTTCTGTGCGTTCGGAATGTGGTCGGCATTGTATGCTTACACGCCGGAGCTTTACCCGACTCAGATACGCGCAACGGGCACGGGCTTTGCGTCGGCGATCGGACGCGTCGGATCGCTGATCGGGCCGTCGCTGATCGGCTTCATTCTTCCGACGGCCGGACAGTCCGGCGTCTTTGCACTCGGCGCCGGCGCGTTCGTCACGGCGGCCCTTGTCGTTCTCGTTCTTGGCGAAGAGACAAAAGGTCGAACGCTCGAAAGCATTTCGCAGTAG
- a CDS encoding GntR family transcriptional regulator, translating into MKADDERDDETLTDRAYRQIEELIVTLALPPETILSEQSLAQRLGIGRTPIREALQRLARDGLVVILPRRGILVSQINLKTQMRLLEVRRELERLMARGAAERATPAETARFAGIARDMRLASDQADDMTFMRLDRALNDLVSQAARNEFAARAMGLMHGLSRRFWYQHYREAGDLPLSARLHADLADAIARRDADAAGKASDLLIDYIESFARKTIET; encoded by the coding sequence ATGAAAGCCGATGATGAGCGTGATGACGAAACCCTGACCGATCGTGCTTATCGGCAGATCGAAGAATTGATCGTCACGTTGGCGCTGCCGCCGGAAACCATTTTATCCGAGCAATCCCTTGCGCAACGACTAGGCATCGGCCGCACTCCGATCCGGGAGGCATTGCAGCGCCTTGCCCGCGACGGGCTGGTCGTGATCCTGCCCCGGCGCGGCATCCTGGTTTCGCAAATCAATCTCAAGACGCAAATGCGTCTGCTCGAAGTCCGCCGTGAGCTTGAGCGGCTGATGGCACGCGGCGCGGCGGAGCGCGCAACCCCTGCGGAAACAGCCCGGTTTGCCGGCATCGCCCGAGACATGCGTCTGGCGTCCGATCAGGCCGACGATATGACCTTCATGCGCCTCGACCGCGCGCTCAACGACCTCGTCAGCCAGGCGGCACGAAACGAATTCGCGGCTCGCGCGATGGGGCTGATGCATGGCCTGTCGCGGCGATTCTGGTATCAGCACTACCGGGAAGCAGGCGACTTGCCTCTGTCCGCACGTCTGCACGCGGATCTGGCCGACGCGATCGCCCGGCGCGATGCTGATGCCGCCGGCAAGGCTTCCGATCTTCTCATCGACTATATCGAAAGTTTCGCGCGCAAGACCATCGAGACCTAG
- a CDS encoding porin, producing MKTVKSLVLGSAAGLLAMTGAQAADLPVKAKAVEYVRVCSLYGAGFYYIPGTDTCIKIGGYLRIDTTFNGSIYDQPAWSGDLGNGDRYRDSYASRSRFALTVDTRTASEYGVVRTFAQGDFQFDTLGTNTFNPSSLASNLGNNTSSLLMTPGGGYVAVEYVFIQFAGFTFGKSSSAYSTPWNGYPGNNTSFLIGGNDTVTGVNNIQYTAQFGNGVSASIGLDDPESFNRTAVYNLSTPLSAVGVGGNAYAGVHMPDVVGNIKVDQAWGLFQLSGALHEVDGSYNTLAGAGLTPANTVAATALSQLSGHPETKYGGSVMAALQIKNIPTGPGDDIKFDATWAKGDTKNVISTSASSPNFLMFGGVPGQFGPAGSIGFGATTDGVYLPAASGGDGSIHLTTSYGVRGAFNHNWDPYWSSSLFGGMGWVRYDATAQANYCANYYATIGIANAATSTCNPNFSVSELGVVTRWTPVKNLTFSAETMWTHLNQGFTGTAVLAGGSPLPTTTYSFKNQDTVSLNVRVQRNF from the coding sequence ATGAAGACAGTTAAGAGCCTTGTCCTCGGCTCAGCGGCGGGTTTGCTCGCCATGACCGGGGCACAGGCAGCTGATCTTCCCGTAAAGGCCAAAGCGGTCGAATACGTGAGGGTCTGCTCCCTGTATGGTGCGGGATTCTACTACATTCCCGGCACCGACACCTGCATCAAGATCGGTGGTTATCTGCGCATTGACACCACGTTCAACGGCAGCATTTACGACCAGCCGGCGTGGAGCGGCGATCTGGGCAACGGCGATCGCTATCGCGATAGCTACGCCTCTCGTTCGCGTTTTGCTTTGACGGTTGACACCCGCACTGCGTCTGAATACGGCGTGGTCCGCACCTTCGCCCAAGGCGACTTCCAGTTCGACACCCTCGGGACCAACACCTTCAACCCGTCGTCCCTGGCTTCGAACCTCGGCAACAACACCTCGTCACTCCTGATGACGCCCGGCGGTGGCTATGTCGCCGTTGAATACGTCTTCATCCAGTTCGCCGGATTCACCTTCGGTAAATCTTCCTCGGCCTATTCGACGCCCTGGAATGGTTATCCGGGCAACAACACGTCGTTCCTGATCGGTGGCAATGACACCGTCACCGGCGTGAACAACATCCAGTACACCGCGCAATTCGGCAACGGCGTGTCGGCCAGCATCGGTCTCGATGATCCGGAATCGTTCAACCGTACCGCGGTCTATAATCTTTCGACCCCGCTGAGTGCGGTAGGCGTAGGCGGCAACGCTTATGCCGGCGTGCACATGCCGGACGTCGTCGGCAACATCAAGGTCGATCAGGCCTGGGGCCTCTTCCAGTTGTCGGGCGCTTTGCATGAAGTTGACGGTTCGTACAACACGCTTGCCGGGGCTGGCTTGACGCCTGCCAACACGGTTGCGGCGACGGCTTTGTCGCAGCTCAGCGGTCATCCTGAGACCAAATACGGTGGTTCGGTGATGGCGGCATTGCAGATCAAGAACATCCCGACCGGTCCGGGCGACGACATCAAGTTCGACGCCACTTGGGCAAAGGGTGATACGAAGAACGTAATCTCCACCAGCGCAAGCTCTCCGAACTTCCTGATGTTCGGTGGTGTTCCAGGTCAGTTCGGACCTGCTGGCAGCATCGGCTTCGGTGCAACCACGGACGGTGTCTATCTTCCGGCCGCGTCTGGCGGTGACGGATCGATCCATCTGACGACGTCGTATGGTGTTCGCGGTGCGTTCAACCACAACTGGGATCCATACTGGTCGAGCAGCTTGTTCGGCGGCATGGGTTGGGTGCGGTATGATGCAACTGCGCAGGCCAACTACTGCGCTAATTACTATGCAACCATCGGCATCGCCAACGCGGCAACGTCAACCTGCAATCCGAACTTCTCGGTTTCTGAGCTCGGTGTCGTTACCCGATGGACTCCCGTCAAGAACCTGACGTTCTCGGCGGAAACGATGTGGACTCACTTGAACCAGGGCTTCACGGGTACGGCCGTTCTGGCTGGCGGCTCTCCGCTGCCGACAACGACCTACTCGTTCAAGAACCAGGATACGGTGTCCCTCAACGTTCGCGTTCAGCGCAACTTCTGA